A DNA window from Impatiens glandulifera chromosome 7, dImpGla2.1, whole genome shotgun sequence contains the following coding sequences:
- the LOC124944558 gene encoding autophagy-related protein 18f isoform X1, with product MRKDDGQIAQGGGGGASRPGRSNGFLPTSLRSLSSYLRIVNSGASSVASTVRTAASAIVDRDNNNNDDATQDQQVLWAGFDKLEFDGDKSPRQVLLLGYRSGFQVWDVEDANNVHELAARHDGPVSFVQMLPKPLASKRPGDKFAEYRPVLAACADRSLPEGGGNIIQDALLLATTPSTSAIYPNIHEAANGSFTPTVVWFYSLKSQSYIHVLKFRSMVCSIRCSSRIVAVAQTTQVHCFDAATLEREYTIVTNPLVTTTGFPVGFGGGGAAGYGPLAVGPRWLAYSGSPVTFSSSGRVNPQSLLTPSASFPGSKSNGSLVAHYAKASSKQLAAGIVTLGDMGYKKLSRYCSELVPDTNNASSVVSGTSRRKVNWTVNGHFGNIENVGMVIVRDIVSKSVIAQFRAHKSPISSLCFDPSGMLLATASVQGHNINVFRIIPRATGCSSRPDVDGSYLHLYRLQRGLTNAVIQDICFSDDSSGIMISTSKGTSHLFTLPPPPSPQSSSARNGGPIITLSAVSRIRSGTNNGWRNTVNSAAAAATGRITSDCGGGGGAAIASTFRLFFSNGASGLHEGLKNHLMVFSPSAGCLIEYALKEISGLESSAAAAAAVAIGFGSSSELQMEETYPAGLAVEAVRKWNICQKQQHMRRRAPQEENIDIYGENGNSYGVKIIPEEMRKACDEEECGGGGGEVGRSRRSLSSISINSSSSNKLKVVSSKEGQHVFMSEAELQMLHDPRVALWTKPEIYFQPMSNNNNNNIIKRHGKDDDDDDDVPLGEIEIERIPFCTIEVRSKDLIPVLDYINQPPKLWHANANAAATTTTSRETIERGMEWN from the exons ATGAGGAAAGATGATGGTCAGATAGCCCAGGGCGGTGGCGGCGGAGCTTCACGGCCAGGGCGCTCCAATGGCTTCCTTCCTACTTCACTCCGTTCTCTTTCATCTTATTTGAGGATTGTAAACTCCGGTGCCTCATCGGTTGCTTCTACTGTTAGGACTGCAGCATCTGCGATTGTGGAcagagataataataataacgatGATGCAACCCAAGATCAGCAG GTACTCTGGGCAGGGTTTGATAAGTTAGAATTTGATGGAGACAAGTCCCCCCGACAAGTTCTACTACTGGGATATAGATCTGGTTTCCAGGTATGGGATGTTGAGGATGCAAACAATGTGCATGAATTAGCGGCTAGACATGATGGTCCTGTTTCCTTTGTGCAAATGCTTCCAAAGCCTTTAGCTTCAAAGAGACCCGGGGACAAGTTTGCAGAATATAGGCCCGTGCTGGCAGCTTGTGCCGACAGATCTCTTCCCGAAGGTGGGGGGAACATTATTCAGGATGCATTATTATTAGCTACTACTCCATCTACTAGTGCTATCTATCCAAACATCCATGAGGCTGCAAATGGTAGTTTTACGCCTACAGTGGTATGGTTTTATTCCTTGAAATCCCAATCTTATATTCATGTGCTGAAGTTTAGATCGATGGTGTGCTCTATAAGGTGCAGTAGTCGTATAGTTGCAGTTGCGCAAACAACTCAG GTACACTGCTTTGATGCTGCAACATTAGAGAGGGAATATACGATTGTAACAAATCCCCTGGTTACTACTACTGGCTTTCCTGTTGGATTTGGTGGTGGTGGTGCTGCAGGCTATGGGCCTCTTGCTGTGGGGCCAAGATGGCTGGCGTACAGTGGAAGTCCAGTAACATTTTCTAGTTCTGGACGTGTCAATCCTCAATCTCTTCTTACACCTTCGGCTAGTTTTCCTGGTTCAAAGTCAAACGGGAGTTTGGTTGCACACTATGCAAAAGCATCAAGCAAACAGCTTGCTGCTGGGATAGTCACCCTTGGTGACATGGGCTACAAGAAGTTGTCTCGCTATTGCTCCGAGCTTGTACCTGATACCAATAATGCTTCTTCTGTTGTTTCTGGAACTTCTCGCCGGAAAGTTAATTGGACTGTTAATGGCCACTTTGGAAACATAGAGAACGTGGGAATG GTTATTGTCAGGGACATTGTAAGCAAATCCGTGATTGCTCAATTTAGAGCTCATAAGAGCCCTATTTCATCTCTGTGTTTTGACCCTAGTGGGATGCTTCTAGCGACGGCCTCAGTTCAGGGtcataatattaatgttttccGGATAATTCCAAGAGCAACAGGTTGTTCTTCCAGACCTGATGTTGACGGGTCGTATCTTCACCTCTATAGGCTGCAACGAGGCCTTACAAATGCA GTTATACAAGACATCTGTTTCAGTGATGACAGTAGTGGGATTATGATAAGTACCTCCAAAGGGACAAGCCATCTATTTACTCtgcctcctcctccttctcctcaATCATCATCTGCTAGAAATGGTGGTCCCATTATTACACTCTCTGCCGTTAGCAGAATAAGAAGTGGAACTAATAATGGTTGGAGAAACACAGTAAATAGTGCTGCGGCAGCTGCCACTGGCAGGATTACTTCTGATTGTGGAGGGGGAGGAGGAGCTGCTATTGCTTCTACTTTCCGCCTATTCTTCTCAAATGGTGCAAGTGGTTTGCATGAAGGTTTAAAGAACCATCTGATGGTTTTCTCCCCTTCTGCTGGCTGTCTCATTGAGTATGCACTTAAGGAAATATCTGGGTTGGAAtcttctgctgctgctgctgccgcCGTTGCAATTGGATTTGGTTCATCCAGTGAATTACAAATGGAGGAGACCTATCCAGCGGGTTTGGCAGTTGAGGCAGTAAGAAAATGGAATATTTGTCAGAAGCAGCAGCACATGAGGAGGAGAGCACCACAGGAAGAGAATATTGACATATATGGTGAAAATGGTAATTCCTATGGGGTGAAAATAATTCCTGAAGAAATGAGAAAGGCATGTGATGAAGAAGAatgtggaggaggaggaggagaggtAGGAAGAAGTAGAAGAAGTTTGTCCAGCATAAGCATAAACAGTAGCAGCAGCAATAAGCTCAAGGTCGTCAGTAGTAAGGAAGGGCAGCATGTGTTTATGTCAGAAGCAGAGTTACAAATGCTGCATGACCCTCGAGTCGCTCTGTGGACTAAGCCAGAG ATATACTTTCAGCCCatgtcaaataataataataataatataattaaaaggcatggtaaagatgatgatgatgatgatgatgttcctcttGGGGAAATTGAGATAGAAAGAATTCCATTTTGTACGATTGAGGTCAGGTCGAAAGATTTGATTCCAGTTTTGGATTACATTAATCAACCTCCAAAATTGTGGCATGCTAATGCTAATGCTGCTGCTACTACTACTACTAG CAGAGAGACTATAGAACGTGGAATGGAATGGAACTGA
- the LOC124944558 gene encoding autophagy-related protein 18f isoform X2 → MRKDDGQIAQGGGGGASRPGRSNGFLPTSLRSLSSYLRIVNSGASSVASTVRTAASAIVDRDNNNNDDATQDQQVLWAGFDKLEFDGDKSPRQVLLLGYRSGFQVWDVEDANNVHELAARHDGPVSFVQMLPKPLASKRPGDKFAEYRPVLAACADRSLPEGGGNIIQDALLLATTPSTSAIYPNIHEAANGSFTPTVVWFYSLKSQSYIHVLKFRSMVCSIRCSSRIVAVAQTTQVHCFDAATLEREYTIVTNPLVTTTGFPVGFGGGGAAGYGPLAVGPRWLAYSGSPVTFSSSGRVNPQSLLTPSASFPGSKSNGSLVAHYAKASSKQLAAGIVTLGDMGYKKLSRYCSELVPDTNNASSVVSGTSRRKVNWTVNGHFGNIENVGMVIVRDIVSKSVIAQFRAHKSPISSLCFDPSGMLLATASVQGHNINVFRIIPRATGCSSRPDVDGSYLHLYRLQRGLTNAVIQDICFSDDSSGIMISTSKGTSHLFTLPPPPSPQSSSARNGGPIITLSAVSRIRSGTNNGWRNTVNSAAAAATGRITSDCGGGGGAAIASTFRLFFSNGASGLHEGLKNHLMVFSPSAGCLIEYALKEISGLESSAAAAAAVAIGFGSSSELQMEETYPAGLAVEAVRKWNICQKQQHMRRRAPQEENIDIYGENGNSYGVKIIPEEMRKACDEEECGGGGGEVGRSRRSLSSISINSSSSNKLKVVSSKEGQHVFMSEAELQMLHDPRVALWTKPEIYFQPMSNNNNNNIIKRHGKDDDDDDDVPLGEIEIERIPFCTIEVRSKDLIPVLDYINQPPKLWHANANAAATTTTRETIERGMEWN, encoded by the exons ATGAGGAAAGATGATGGTCAGATAGCCCAGGGCGGTGGCGGCGGAGCTTCACGGCCAGGGCGCTCCAATGGCTTCCTTCCTACTTCACTCCGTTCTCTTTCATCTTATTTGAGGATTGTAAACTCCGGTGCCTCATCGGTTGCTTCTACTGTTAGGACTGCAGCATCTGCGATTGTGGAcagagataataataataacgatGATGCAACCCAAGATCAGCAG GTACTCTGGGCAGGGTTTGATAAGTTAGAATTTGATGGAGACAAGTCCCCCCGACAAGTTCTACTACTGGGATATAGATCTGGTTTCCAGGTATGGGATGTTGAGGATGCAAACAATGTGCATGAATTAGCGGCTAGACATGATGGTCCTGTTTCCTTTGTGCAAATGCTTCCAAAGCCTTTAGCTTCAAAGAGACCCGGGGACAAGTTTGCAGAATATAGGCCCGTGCTGGCAGCTTGTGCCGACAGATCTCTTCCCGAAGGTGGGGGGAACATTATTCAGGATGCATTATTATTAGCTACTACTCCATCTACTAGTGCTATCTATCCAAACATCCATGAGGCTGCAAATGGTAGTTTTACGCCTACAGTGGTATGGTTTTATTCCTTGAAATCCCAATCTTATATTCATGTGCTGAAGTTTAGATCGATGGTGTGCTCTATAAGGTGCAGTAGTCGTATAGTTGCAGTTGCGCAAACAACTCAG GTACACTGCTTTGATGCTGCAACATTAGAGAGGGAATATACGATTGTAACAAATCCCCTGGTTACTACTACTGGCTTTCCTGTTGGATTTGGTGGTGGTGGTGCTGCAGGCTATGGGCCTCTTGCTGTGGGGCCAAGATGGCTGGCGTACAGTGGAAGTCCAGTAACATTTTCTAGTTCTGGACGTGTCAATCCTCAATCTCTTCTTACACCTTCGGCTAGTTTTCCTGGTTCAAAGTCAAACGGGAGTTTGGTTGCACACTATGCAAAAGCATCAAGCAAACAGCTTGCTGCTGGGATAGTCACCCTTGGTGACATGGGCTACAAGAAGTTGTCTCGCTATTGCTCCGAGCTTGTACCTGATACCAATAATGCTTCTTCTGTTGTTTCTGGAACTTCTCGCCGGAAAGTTAATTGGACTGTTAATGGCCACTTTGGAAACATAGAGAACGTGGGAATG GTTATTGTCAGGGACATTGTAAGCAAATCCGTGATTGCTCAATTTAGAGCTCATAAGAGCCCTATTTCATCTCTGTGTTTTGACCCTAGTGGGATGCTTCTAGCGACGGCCTCAGTTCAGGGtcataatattaatgttttccGGATAATTCCAAGAGCAACAGGTTGTTCTTCCAGACCTGATGTTGACGGGTCGTATCTTCACCTCTATAGGCTGCAACGAGGCCTTACAAATGCA GTTATACAAGACATCTGTTTCAGTGATGACAGTAGTGGGATTATGATAAGTACCTCCAAAGGGACAAGCCATCTATTTACTCtgcctcctcctccttctcctcaATCATCATCTGCTAGAAATGGTGGTCCCATTATTACACTCTCTGCCGTTAGCAGAATAAGAAGTGGAACTAATAATGGTTGGAGAAACACAGTAAATAGTGCTGCGGCAGCTGCCACTGGCAGGATTACTTCTGATTGTGGAGGGGGAGGAGGAGCTGCTATTGCTTCTACTTTCCGCCTATTCTTCTCAAATGGTGCAAGTGGTTTGCATGAAGGTTTAAAGAACCATCTGATGGTTTTCTCCCCTTCTGCTGGCTGTCTCATTGAGTATGCACTTAAGGAAATATCTGGGTTGGAAtcttctgctgctgctgctgccgcCGTTGCAATTGGATTTGGTTCATCCAGTGAATTACAAATGGAGGAGACCTATCCAGCGGGTTTGGCAGTTGAGGCAGTAAGAAAATGGAATATTTGTCAGAAGCAGCAGCACATGAGGAGGAGAGCACCACAGGAAGAGAATATTGACATATATGGTGAAAATGGTAATTCCTATGGGGTGAAAATAATTCCTGAAGAAATGAGAAAGGCATGTGATGAAGAAGAatgtggaggaggaggaggagaggtAGGAAGAAGTAGAAGAAGTTTGTCCAGCATAAGCATAAACAGTAGCAGCAGCAATAAGCTCAAGGTCGTCAGTAGTAAGGAAGGGCAGCATGTGTTTATGTCAGAAGCAGAGTTACAAATGCTGCATGACCCTCGAGTCGCTCTGTGGACTAAGCCAGAG ATATACTTTCAGCCCatgtcaaataataataataataatataattaaaaggcatggtaaagatgatgatgatgatgatgatgttcctcttGGGGAAATTGAGATAGAAAGAATTCCATTTTGTACGATTGAGGTCAGGTCGAAAGATTTGATTCCAGTTTTGGATTACATTAATCAACCTCCAAAATTGTGGCATGCTAATGCTAATGCTGCTGCTACTACTACTACTAG AGAGACTATAGAACGTGGAATGGAATGGAACTGA
- the LOC124944560 gene encoding uncharacterized protein LOC124944560 — MEAAASSSKAFLLLLLVPSSQPISSSSSSLVHNCKLSTQKHQQQLLTNIRCTNSSNASSSFDSDGFPILGREAQTTIPEDKFPIEKRRRSEIVRERKSRVGGQLVKKEPPNFEIGWKRTKEIPMEVPTGYVIKDFLEKLVGLMDMEFGSTQLLAKTGEIVAERVREEAELLLEEGKVEERMVTELFRVLKLMEMDLTMLKASVKETTLSQRLQQAKARCRQAILVANSF, encoded by the coding sequence ATGGAGGCTGCTgcttcttcttcaaaagcttttcttcttcttcttcttgtccCTTCATCCCAACCAATttcctcatcatcatcatcacttGTTCATAATTGTAAGCTCTCAACTCAGAAACATCAACAACAGTTGCTGACCAATATCAGATGCACCAACTCCTCCAATGCATCATCATCCTTTGACTCGGATGGATTCCCAATCCTGGGACGGGAAGCTCAGACGACCATTCCCGAGGACAAGTTTCCGATTGAAAAGCGACGGAGATCGGAGATAGTTAGAGAAAGAAAGTCAAGGGTGGGTGGCCAGCTGGTGAAGAAGGAACCGCCAAATTTCGAGATAGGGTGGAAGAGGACTAAAGAGATCCCAATGGAGGTGCCAACAGGGTATGTGATAAAGGATTTCTTGGAGAAGCTGGTGGGGCTCATGGATATGGAGTTTGGCTCAACACAACTGTTGGCAAAGACTGGAGAGATCGTGGCCGAGAGGGTGAGGGAGGAAGCTGAGCTGTTGCTCGAGGAAGGTAAAGTCGAAGAAAGAATGGTCACCGAGCTTTTTAGGGTCTTGAAGCTTATGGAGATGGACTTGACCATGCTCAAGGCTTCTGTCAAGGAAACTACCTTGTCTCAAAGACTTCAACAGGCCAAGGCTCGCTGCAGGCAAGCTATTCTTGTAGCCAActctttttga